The Planctomycetia bacterium genome window below encodes:
- a CDS encoding DUF1501 domain-containing protein, which produces IKDRERPKISRRALLCSGAVGLFWSQWLRAAEIAAPAPGRKAKNVILIFNCGAPSHVDLWDMKPGAPDNIRGPFQPIATRTPGIEISELMPHVVEHSDKLAIVRSVHHEQSQHNSAMYWSIVGRPYPIDSTLINPSRSDYPCFGTLVGWLAQRDGYSGRLPPYVITPQPHCDSLQYVTPGQFGSCLGSKFDPLVLNSDPNAKDFGVRGLKRLEHVGVERLRDRQGLLAELGARGTPIIDERARDLDVNQSKALSLIASADAADAFDLSKEPDKVRERYGRHTWGQSHLLARRLVEAGVKFVTTVNGPSITWDTHKDNFKLLKNRLVPPMEQAYGALLGDLAERGLLDETLVIWMGDFGRTPIINKDAGRDHWPQCYTTVLAGGGIRGGQYVGESDAHGAVPRSRPVTPADIHATVFTALGYDPHAITYQTADGRPIPVSEGQAIRELL; this is translated from the coding sequence ATCAAGGATCGCGAGCGGCCGAAAATCTCGCGCCGGGCGCTGCTCTGCAGCGGCGCGGTCGGGCTATTCTGGTCGCAGTGGTTGCGCGCGGCCGAGATCGCGGCGCCGGCCCCTGGTCGCAAGGCCAAGAACGTTATCCTGATCTTCAACTGCGGCGCCCCGAGCCACGTCGATCTTTGGGATATGAAGCCCGGGGCCCCGGACAATATCCGCGGGCCGTTTCAGCCGATCGCCACGCGGACGCCCGGCATCGAGATCTCCGAACTGATGCCGCATGTCGTGGAGCATTCGGACAAGCTCGCCATCGTGCGCAGCGTGCATCACGAGCAAAGTCAACACAACTCCGCCATGTACTGGTCGATTGTCGGCCGGCCGTATCCGATCGACAGCACGCTGATCAATCCCAGTCGCAGCGACTACCCGTGCTTCGGCACACTGGTCGGCTGGCTCGCGCAGCGCGACGGCTATAGCGGCCGATTACCGCCCTATGTGATCACGCCGCAGCCGCATTGCGACAGTTTGCAGTACGTCACGCCGGGGCAATTTGGCTCATGCCTGGGCTCCAAGTTCGATCCCCTGGTGTTGAACAGCGATCCCAACGCCAAGGACTTCGGTGTGCGCGGATTGAAACGTCTGGAGCACGTCGGCGTCGAACGACTGCGCGATCGACAAGGTTTGCTCGCCGAGTTGGGCGCGCGCGGAACGCCGATCATCGACGAACGCGCCCGCGACTTGGACGTGAATCAATCGAAGGCGCTCTCGCTGATCGCCTCGGCCGACGCCGCCGACGCCTTCGATTTGTCGAAGGAACCGGACAAAGTCCGTGAGCGTTACGGGCGGCACACTTGGGGACAATCCCATTTGCTGGCGCGACGTCTGGTCGAAGCCGGCGTCAAGTTTGTCACCACCGTGAACGGCCCGAGCATCACTTGGGATACGCACAAGGACAACTTCAAGCTGTTGAAGAATCGGTTGGTGCCGCCGATGGAGCAGGCCTACGGAGCGTTGCTGGGAGATTTGGCGGAACGCGGCTTGCTGGATGAGACGCTCGTCATTTGGATGGGAGACTTTGGACGCACGCCGATCATCAACAAAGACGCCGGGCGCGACCATTGGCCGCAGTGCTACACGACCGTCCTCGCCGGCGGCGGCATCCGCGGCGGGCAATACGTGGGCGAATCCGACGCCCACGGCGCCGTGCCGCGCAGCCGACCGGTCACGCCCGCCGACATCCACGCCACGGTCTTCACAGCCCTCGGATACGATCCGCACGCCATCACCTACCAGACCGCCGACGGCCGCCCGATCCCAGTCTCCGAGGGACAGGCGATCCGCGAACTGCTGTGA
- a CDS encoding PQQ-binding-like beta-propeller repeat protein: MLNPGTAIPPFVRSVALACVVMLGTGYSANAADPLDWPSWRGPEQNGISRESNIPDKWDDSTQVWENKSAPTRSTPLVMNGKVYVLAIQDPLTEKQREKVICLDAVTGETKWENIFNVFLCDVPDTRVSWSYCVGDPATGHVYALGVQGMFQCIDGETGKTIWSRSLGEEFGMVNVYGGRTNVPVVFDDLAIISAVTTGWGDQARPTHRFLAFDKATGELRWINGTRPQPEDTTYSVPQLAVIQGQAQMIFGSSDGGVWSFQPRTGKPLWNYTLSPRGLNCSPMVVGETVYMGNSEENRDDSSMGAVCAINATLSGDITQSGELWRTKDVAVGRSSPVLIDGKLYFCEDTGSMRVVDAKTGESLSKTKLIGTMMRASLLYADGRIYAGTTSAWHVLEPNGDKVKILQRKRLEGEEIYGSPVVSHGRLYIPTTSRVVCLMNPGAGEPQASAAPAPAVEADVAADTKPAQIQVVPGDSLVKPGETVSFKTRLFNAKGQLLKEEQATYTVDAAGKIEASGVYTADALPAHRASLVTAKVGELTGTARVRVVPELPWKFDFSDGVVPVTWVGIRFRHVGLDVDLYDKLKAQDPQAARLYVYLLGEFAGPPQPSVKVDDSTPQKKWTTIVRKLELIDKTRSPSSSRRRWTRVSNCWWTKRCSPSGRGACHCWAARNWKCSEARAKWMATARWSGRRPFPKGRAAKAGSARPRCRTTRFRPICAAPKSTTRFPTWA, encoded by the coding sequence ATGTTGAATCCTGGCACGGCGATTCCGCCGTTTGTTCGCAGCGTTGCTCTGGCCTGTGTGGTGATGCTCGGGACGGGATACTCGGCCAACGCCGCCGACCCGCTCGATTGGCCTTCGTGGCGCGGGCCGGAGCAGAACGGCATTTCGCGCGAGTCGAACATCCCCGACAAATGGGATGATTCGACGCAGGTCTGGGAAAATAAGTCCGCGCCGACGCGATCCACGCCGCTCGTCATGAACGGCAAGGTCTACGTGCTGGCGATTCAAGACCCGCTTACCGAAAAGCAGCGCGAAAAGGTGATCTGCCTCGACGCGGTGACGGGCGAGACGAAGTGGGAAAACATCTTCAACGTCTTCCTGTGCGACGTGCCGGATACGCGCGTTAGTTGGTCGTACTGCGTCGGCGATCCGGCGACCGGCCATGTTTATGCCCTCGGCGTGCAGGGGATGTTTCAATGCATCGACGGCGAGACCGGGAAGACGATCTGGTCGCGCTCGCTAGGCGAAGAATTCGGCATGGTCAACGTCTACGGCGGACGGACCAACGTGCCCGTCGTGTTCGACGATCTGGCGATCATCAGCGCGGTGACGACCGGGTGGGGAGATCAAGCCCGGCCGACGCATCGCTTCCTGGCGTTCGACAAAGCGACCGGCGAACTGCGCTGGATCAACGGCACTCGGCCGCAACCGGAAGACACGACCTACAGCGTGCCGCAACTGGCCGTGATTCAAGGCCAGGCGCAAATGATCTTCGGCTCGTCCGACGGCGGCGTCTGGTCGTTCCAACCGCGCACCGGCAAACCGCTCTGGAATTACACCCTCTCGCCGCGCGGGTTGAATTGCTCGCCGATGGTCGTGGGCGAGACCGTTTACATGGGCAATAGCGAAGAGAATCGTGACGATAGTTCGATGGGCGCCGTGTGCGCGATCAACGCCACGCTTTCTGGCGACATCACGCAATCGGGCGAGCTCTGGCGCACGAAGGACGTTGCCGTGGGGCGTAGCTCGCCGGTGCTGATCGACGGCAAGTTGTATTTCTGCGAAGACACCGGTTCGATGCGCGTCGTCGATGCGAAGACCGGCGAAAGCCTGTCCAAGACAAAGCTCATCGGCACGATGATGCGGGCCAGCTTGCTCTACGCTGATGGCCGCATCTATGCCGGCACCACGAGCGCCTGGCATGTGCTGGAGCCGAACGGCGACAAGGTGAAAATCCTGCAGCGCAAGCGGTTGGAAGGCGAAGAGATTTACGGGTCGCCGGTGGTCTCGCACGGCCGGCTGTATATCCCGACCACGTCGCGCGTCGTGTGCCTCATGAACCCAGGCGCGGGCGAGCCGCAAGCCAGTGCAGCGCCGGCGCCTGCTGTCGAAGCCGACGTGGCCGCGGATACCAAGCCAGCGCAGATTCAAGTCGTACCGGGGGACTCGCTGGTCAAGCCGGGAGAGACCGTTTCGTTCAAGACGCGCCTGTTCAACGCCAAGGGGCAATTGCTGAAGGAAGAACAGGCGACGTACACCGTGGACGCCGCGGGCAAAATCGAGGCTTCCGGCGTTTACACCGCTGACGCGCTGCCCGCGCATCGCGCTTCGCTCGTGACCGCCAAGGTCGGCGAGTTGACGGGAACCGCCCGGGTGCGCGTGGTGCCGGAATTGCCGTGGAAGTTCGATTTCAGCGACGGCGTGGTACCCGTCACTTGGGTCGGCATTCGTTTCCGTCATGTCGGCCTCGACGTCGATCTCTACGACAAGCTCAAGGCGCAAGATCCGCAGGCGGCGCGGTTGTATGTCTATTTGCTCGGTGAATTCGCCGGTCCGCCGCAGCCCTCGGTAAAGGTCGACGATTCCACGCCGCAAAAGAAATGGACGACGATCGTTCGCAAGCTGGAGTTGATCGACAAAACACGCAGCCCGAGCAGTTCAAGGCGGCGATGGACCCGAGTCTCAAATTGTTGGTGGACGAAAAGGTGCTCGCCAAGTGGACGTGGGGCATGTCATTGCTGGGCGGCCCGCAATTGGAAGTGCAGCGAGGCCCGCGCAAAGTGGATGGCAACGGCGCGATGGTCAGGGCGACGACCGTTCCCAAAGGGACGCGCAGCCAAGGCTGGTTCGGCTCGCCCGCGCTGTCGAACTACACGATTCAGGCCGATTTGCGCGGCGCCGAAGTCAACGACAAGGTTCCCGACATGGGCGTGA
- a CDS encoding PQQ-binding-like beta-propeller repeat protein — protein sequence MKRPWFILTLAFMAGCVVAAATNLLAQQNARQPSPAKKVIRTAAAPTKPTTPAHEAALARPGDWNQWGGTPARNNTPEGTNIPSAWNIGEFDKKTGEWDRESSENIKWVARLGSQSYGNPVVANGKVFVGTNNGAGYLKRYPAAVDLGCLVALNDADGSFLWQDSSEKLPTGFVNDWPLMGICCAPYVEGNRAWFVTSRGEVICLDTEGFLDGENDGPYNAEPSNNKDESDRIWVLDMMRDLGVFQHNMCSCSITATGDILWICTSNGVDNSHVNLPAPKAPSFIAVDKNSGKVLWTDDSPGLNILHGQWSSPAYAEIDGVPQVIFAGGDAWIYSFKADAGQNGKPELLWKFDANPKESKYILGGAGTRNEIIATPVVHNGLVFLAVGQDPEHGDGIGHLWCIDPKKRGDISGELAFKVDDLKTPIAPKRLQAVNGEDGEVARPNPNSGVVWHYDKFDLDGDGEFAFEETMHRTCGTATIKDDILYLPDFSGLFHCVDAKTGKPYYTHDLFAASWGTALVVDGKVFVGDEEGKLTIFKTGPEKEILAEIDMGNSVYSTPLVANNVLYVMNKTHLFAITEGGK from the coding sequence ATGAAACGCCCCTGGTTTATTTTGACGCTGGCCTTCATGGCTGGCTGCGTGGTCGCGGCGGCGACGAATTTGCTCGCCCAACAGAACGCCCGCCAACCTTCGCCCGCCAAGAAGGTCATTCGCACGGCCGCTGCGCCGACCAAACCGACGACGCCGGCGCACGAAGCCGCGCTCGCTCGTCCTGGCGATTGGAATCAGTGGGGCGGAACGCCCGCGCGAAATAACACGCCGGAAGGCACGAACATTCCGTCGGCATGGAATATCGGTGAGTTCGACAAAAAGACCGGCGAGTGGGATCGGGAATCAAGCGAGAACATCAAGTGGGTCGCCCGGCTCGGCTCGCAGAGCTATGGTAATCCCGTGGTGGCGAACGGCAAGGTGTTTGTCGGTACGAACAATGGCGCCGGCTACCTGAAGCGCTATCCCGCGGCCGTCGACTTGGGCTGCTTGGTCGCGCTCAACGACGCGGACGGCAGCTTCCTGTGGCAGGACAGCAGTGAAAAACTCCCCACGGGCTTCGTCAACGATTGGCCGTTGATGGGCATTTGTTGCGCACCGTACGTCGAAGGCAATCGCGCCTGGTTCGTCACCAGCCGCGGCGAAGTGATTTGCCTCGACACCGAGGGCTTTCTCGACGGCGAGAACGACGGTCCCTACAACGCCGAGCCGAGCAACAACAAGGACGAATCCGATCGCATCTGGGTGCTCGACATGATGCGGGACCTGGGCGTGTTCCAGCACAACATGTGCAGTTGCTCGATCACCGCGACTGGAGACATCCTGTGGATCTGCACGTCGAATGGCGTCGACAATAGTCATGTGAATCTGCCGGCGCCGAAGGCCCCGAGCTTCATCGCCGTCGACAAGAACTCCGGCAAGGTGCTCTGGACCGATGACTCGCCCGGTCTCAACATCCTGCACGGCCAATGGTCGTCGCCAGCGTACGCCGAGATTGACGGCGTGCCGCAAGTGATCTTCGCCGGCGGCGACGCCTGGATTTACAGCTTCAAAGCCGACGCCGGGCAGAACGGCAAACCGGAATTGCTCTGGAAGTTCGACGCCAATCCGAAGGAATCGAAGTACATCCTCGGTGGCGCCGGCACGCGAAACGAGATCATCGCCACGCCCGTGGTGCACAACGGCCTCGTGTTCCTCGCAGTTGGCCAGGATCCGGAACACGGCGACGGCATCGGGCATCTCTGGTGCATCGATCCCAAGAAGCGCGGCGATATCAGCGGCGAGCTGGCGTTCAAAGTCGATGATTTGAAGACGCCGATCGCTCCCAAGCGCTTGCAGGCCGTCAACGGCGAAGATGGGGAAGTCGCCCGGCCGAATCCGAATTCCGGCGTGGTCTGGCACTACGACAAGTTCGATCTTGATGGCGACGGCGAATTCGCCTTCGAGGAGACCATGCACCGCACGTGCGGCACGGCCACCATTAAGGACGACATCCTCTATCTGCCCGACTTCTCCGGTCTGTTTCATTGCGTCGACGCCAAGACCGGCAAGCCGTACTACACGCACGACCTGTTCGCGGCCAGTTGGGGCACAGCCCTCGTGGTCGACGGCAAAGTTTTCGTCGGCGACGAAGAAGGCAAGCTGACCATCTTCAAGACCGGCCCGGAAAAAGAGATCCTCGCCGAAATCGACATGGGCAACTCGGTCTACAGCACGCCGCTGGTGGCCAACAACGTCCTGTACGTGATGAACAAGACGCACTTGTTCGCGATCACGGAAGGCGGAAAATGA
- a CDS encoding response regulator has protein sequence MSRRVLDVGQCVPDHTSIRTMLEANFDVEIVRAHLPADTLSQLRAGKFDLVLINRKLDEDYTDGLEILKEIKADPKIAATPVMVVTNYADHQAAAVAAGAEYGFGKLELAQAETLARLGKFLGK, from the coding sequence ATGTCCAGGCGTGTTCTCGACGTCGGCCAGTGCGTGCCGGATCATACTTCGATTCGCACCATGCTCGAAGCCAACTTCGACGTGGAGATCGTCCGCGCGCATTTGCCGGCCGATACGCTGTCGCAACTGCGCGCCGGCAAATTCGATCTGGTGCTAATCAATCGCAAATTGGATGAAGACTACACCGACGGCCTCGAGATTCTGAAGGAGATCAAGGCCGATCCCAAGATCGCGGCGACACCGGTGATGGTGGTCACGAACTACGCGGACCACCAAGCCGCAGCCGTAGCAGCCGGAGCGGAATACGGCTTCGGCAAATTGGAGCTGGCGCAGGCGGAGACGCTCGCGCGGTTGGGGAAGTTTTTGGGGAAGTAA
- a CDS encoding anaerobic glycerol-3-phosphate dehydrogenase subunit C: MDDSRQRIQDDLRGLIAGDVRCDDVFVQMYASDASIHQLRPLGVVRPRRTADVVATVQYAAANKISLHARGAGTGLAGESLGEGLIVDFSRYMRRMIQVDDATVRVQPGLPLGRLNASLRPLGRMFGPDPVTQAVTTLGGVIGVDSGGSHWLRYGSARGRVRELEIVMADGRVLRVGDEPLTVGRSQDPQEEKREVVNRVADLVARNRELIEQHRPRSLVNRSGYHLWDVFTAEHLNLARLLVGSEGTLAFVTEATLATDPIPAHRGVVLLLFDRLENATRAVQEVLTLSPAACDLMDRRHLSLARETDVRFDLLVPPAAEAVLLVEHDGDNPAEVLDRLRQVVDRVCRQWKLAFGFRQTVEPDESEVYWKLARNVIPTLYRVKGATRPVPYVEDFAVPVGVLPSFMVTMQNVLKRHQVTASLFAHAGHGQIHLRPFMDLTNPAQVATLQHLASDLYEAVFEVGGTISGEHGDGLSRTPFLRKQYGPLCDVFRELKAIFDPDRLLNPNKVTTDFPLELSEILRPSGTPQPALVTTEAAPDGETTPREVVAIQLNWSRADFADAARNCNGCGACRSQEAELRMCPIFRAVPGEEASPRAKANLIRGVLAGELPADALLKEDVKAVVDLCVHCHMCRLECAAGVDIPKLMLEARGAFVVNNGLNVSDWLFSRIDQVSSLASSFSTVANWAIGNNIARWLMEKTFGVARGRKLPRWATRNFMRRASRRRLTRPTRRTDRKVLYFVDTYANYHDPQLAEALVAVLEHNGIAVYVPPGQWASGMPLIASGAIDEARKVATHNVAILAEAVRQGYHIVSTEPAAALCLGHEYAQLVTDEDVSLVAANSSDACAYLWKLHVEGQLRLDLKPLNLEVGYHQPCHQRALQIGAPGEGLLRLIPGMTVHRLDHGCSGMAGIYGMKRANYRNSLRAGWKLISAVRGGRWQVGATECCTCKMQMEQGSTKPTIHPLKLLALAYGVMPEVSKLVSARARDLVTS, translated from the coding sequence ATGGACGATTCCCGCCAGCGCATCCAGGACGATCTTCGCGGATTGATCGCCGGGGATGTTCGTTGCGATGACGTGTTCGTCCAGATGTACGCCAGCGACGCCAGTATTCATCAACTGCGGCCGCTCGGCGTGGTGCGTCCGCGCCGCACGGCCGACGTCGTCGCCACCGTGCAGTATGCGGCCGCCAATAAGATCTCGCTGCACGCCCGGGGCGCCGGTACGGGACTGGCCGGCGAATCGCTAGGCGAGGGGCTGATTGTCGATTTTTCGCGCTACATGCGGCGGATGATTCAGGTCGATGACGCAACTGTGCGCGTGCAGCCGGGGTTGCCGCTCGGTCGCCTCAACGCATCGTTACGTCCGCTCGGTCGGATGTTCGGTCCCGATCCGGTGACCCAGGCGGTGACCACGCTCGGCGGCGTGATCGGCGTCGATTCCGGTGGCAGCCATTGGCTGCGCTACGGTTCGGCGCGCGGCCGCGTGCGCGAATTGGAAATCGTGATGGCCGACGGCCGAGTCTTGCGCGTCGGCGACGAACCGCTCACCGTGGGCCGCAGCCAGGATCCGCAAGAAGAAAAACGCGAGGTGGTGAATCGCGTCGCCGATCTCGTCGCGCGTAATCGTGAGCTAATCGAACAGCACCGTCCGCGCAGCCTGGTGAATCGCTCGGGCTATCACCTCTGGGACGTGTTCACGGCGGAGCATCTTAACCTGGCGCGATTGCTCGTCGGCAGCGAAGGCACGCTGGCGTTTGTCACCGAAGCTACGCTGGCGACCGATCCGATCCCGGCCCATCGCGGCGTCGTCCTGCTGTTGTTCGATCGACTGGAAAACGCCACGCGGGCCGTACAGGAAGTCCTCACGCTCAGCCCCGCGGCCTGCGACTTGATGGATCGGCGGCACTTGAGCTTGGCGCGCGAGACCGACGTGCGGTTCGATTTGCTCGTGCCGCCAGCGGCCGAAGCCGTGCTGCTCGTCGAGCATGACGGCGACAACCCGGCCGAAGTGCTAGATCGATTGCGGCAAGTCGTCGATCGCGTCTGCCGGCAATGGAAACTGGCGTTCGGCTTTCGGCAGACGGTCGAACCGGATGAGAGCGAAGTCTATTGGAAGTTGGCGCGGAACGTGATTCCCACGTTGTATCGCGTTAAAGGGGCGACGCGGCCGGTGCCGTATGTCGAAGACTTCGCCGTCCCCGTCGGCGTGTTGCCGAGCTTCATGGTCACGATGCAGAACGTGCTCAAAAGGCACCAGGTCACCGCGTCGCTGTTCGCTCACGCGGGGCACGGGCAGATTCACCTTCGCCCGTTTATGGATCTGACCAATCCCGCACAAGTCGCGACGCTTCAACATCTCGCCAGCGATTTGTACGAGGCAGTCTTCGAAGTCGGCGGCACGATCAGCGGCGAGCACGGCGACGGGCTGAGCCGCACGCCGTTTCTGCGCAAGCAATACGGGCCGCTCTGCGACGTGTTTCGCGAGTTGAAGGCGATCTTCGATCCGGATCGGTTACTCAATCCGAACAAAGTCACGACCGATTTTCCGTTGGAACTGAGCGAAATCCTGCGGCCGTCCGGCACGCCGCAACCGGCGCTCGTCACGACGGAAGCCGCGCCCGACGGTGAAACCACGCCGCGCGAAGTCGTCGCCATCCAGCTCAATTGGAGTCGGGCCGATTTCGCGGACGCGGCGCGCAATTGCAATGGCTGCGGCGCCTGCCGATCGCAAGAGGCGGAATTGCGGATGTGTCCGATTTTTCGCGCCGTACCGGGCGAAGAAGCTTCGCCCCGCGCGAAGGCGAATCTGATTCGCGGCGTACTGGCGGGCGAACTTCCCGCGGACGCATTACTCAAGGAAGACGTGAAGGCCGTCGTCGATCTGTGCGTGCATTGTCACATGTGCCGGCTGGAATGCGCTGCGGGAGTCGATATTCCCAAATTGATGCTTGAAGCGCGCGGCGCCTTCGTCGTCAATAACGGGCTGAACGTCTCCGACTGGTTGTTCAGCCGGATCGATCAGGTGAGCTCGCTGGCATCGTCGTTCAGCACCGTCGCGAATTGGGCGATCGGCAATAACATCGCGCGCTGGTTGATGGAGAAGACGTTCGGCGTCGCCCGCGGCCGCAAGCTGCCGCGCTGGGCGACGCGCAACTTCATGCGGCGGGCCTCCCGGCGAAGGCTGACCCGGCCGACGCGGCGCACGGATCGCAAGGTGCTGTACTTCGTCGATACCTATGCGAACTATCACGACCCGCAGTTGGCGGAAGCTCTGGTCGCTGTGTTAGAGCATAACGGGATTGCCGTCTATGTTCCGCCGGGGCAATGGGCCTCCGGCATGCCGCTGATCGCGAGCGGCGCGATTGACGAGGCCCGCAAAGTGGCCACGCACAACGTGGCGATCCTCGCCGAGGCGGTGCGGCAAGGGTATCACATCGTCTCCACGGAGCCAGCCGCGGCATTGTGCCTGGGACATGAGTACGCCCAACTCGTCACCGATGAAGATGTTTCCCTTGTCGCGGCGAATTCCAGCGACGCCTGCGCCTATTTGTGGAAGCTCCATGTCGAAGGACAACTCCGGCTTGATCTCAAACCGCTCAACCTGGAAGTCGGCTATCATCAGCCGTGCCATCAACGGGCGCTGCAGATCGGCGCGCCGGGCGAAGGGTTGCTGCGCTTGATTCCGGGCATGACGGTCCACCGCTTGGATCACGGCTGTTCCGGGATGGCCGGCATCTACGGGATGAAGCGGGCCAATTACCGCAACAGCCTGCGCGCCGGCTGGAAACTTATTTCCGCGGTCCGCGGCGGGCGCTGGCAAGTGGGCGCCACGGAATGCTGCACGTGTAAGATGCAGATGGAACAGGGCTCCACGAAACCGACGATCCATCCGCTCAAGCTGTTGGCGCTGGCCTATGGCGTGATGCCGGAGGTTTCCAAACTGGTGAGTGCCCGGGCTAGGGATCTGGTCACCAGTTGA
- a CDS encoding MoaD/ThiS family protein produces the protein MSQTIRVKLFAVAKQIAGAESVELALPERGTVADVRRMLLERYPSLSNLATLLLFAVNGEYAADATVIPRDAEVACIPPVSGG, from the coding sequence ATGAGTCAAACTATCCGCGTCAAGTTGTTCGCCGTGGCCAAGCAAATCGCCGGCGCTGAATCCGTTGAGCTGGCATTGCCGGAGCGCGGGACTGTGGCCGATGTGCGCCGAATGCTGCTGGAACGCTATCCGTCGCTATCGAACCTGGCGACGTTACTGCTCTTCGCCGTGAACGGCGAATATGCCGCCGACGCGACGGTGATTCCAAGAGACGCGGAAGTGGCCTGCATCCCGCCGGTGAGCGGCGGGTAA
- a CDS encoding molybdenum cofactor biosynthesis protein MoaE gives MNALTHEPIDVAVLLQKVTTPLAGAVVLFLGTVREMTGERRTLALNYECYPEMAERKLAELETEARRRWPLVECAIVHRLGRLELTEASVAVAVSSAHRGDAFEAGKWLIDTLKVTVPIWKQELWADGSTEWVHPGATS, from the coding sequence ATGAACGCCCTGACTCACGAGCCGATTGACGTAGCGGTGCTCCTGCAGAAAGTGACTACGCCCCTGGCAGGCGCGGTCGTTCTGTTTCTCGGCACGGTGCGGGAAATGACAGGCGAGCGGCGCACGTTGGCGCTGAACTACGAGTGCTACCCGGAAATGGCGGAACGGAAACTCGCGGAATTGGAAACCGAAGCGCGGCGTCGGTGGCCGCTCGTGGAATGCGCCATCGTCCATCGGCTCGGCCGCCTGGAACTAACGGAAGCCAGCGTCGCCGTGGCAGTCAGTTCGGCCCATCGCGGCGACGCCTTCGAGGCCGGCAAATGGCTGATCGATACTCTCAAGGTCACCGTCCCGATCTGGAAGCAAGAACTCTGGGCCGATGGGTCGACCGAATGGGTTCATCCCGGGGCGACGAGCTGA